From the genome of Mugil cephalus isolate CIBA_MC_2020 chromosome 2, CIBA_Mcephalus_1.1, whole genome shotgun sequence, one region includes:
- the LOC125003840 gene encoding uncharacterized protein LOC125003840 — protein MESDAEKLRLHLLVLLVLTSTVSSSGCPSMPIDNLICYNDYNRSIACEWNSTEWMSDRRYSSDAPCTIYAELVNFRRFYYNGSCNLEPVDPANPARRKCSMILKSNTKSYYFQSFHKVSISVTCQPVKEILNRIKYYIPICHVKLNPPGKPTINVTTVSWLAFTTKHDFITNYESELQWKQRDQSWSECHIVKKGETCTEELERDSLIQGEMYEARARVLPGGGYEGAWSDWGPTASWSSPVGKTKPPSDVVVGVVHIVVAFVAVFALLMGAFVLKNHKTTWVYMIKRIRGPPVPNPAESFLQDSWQSPHFTSDSFHSFMKQVDILSVEVTSKVDVVVPYKREEKSLKKLATYDSTNSSFSNPSYSELCSPPPVISLTPGNLEPCAADSPYGPVGSQSEEGNAEQDDNKMRGRDMEIFKLLSKSSSSSSSSELLQVDSDYKKTEQIQAERLRLQSLDSGMCSCEEVSQESMEVDSINVSDSHDEELEEEEEEEEEEEEVQKEGVDVQKVAFERLFGIKGGVFGKESITICSGYEKVQNLQADSLELASLDSGVSIVSGEQASQEETPEGVDNPTESTRFLFPPPPSIALPCSLLPMPLPPSSLSSALRPPLSHVLERIARMSSADLVEPSGDGYLPVTQKQC, from the exons ATGGAGAGCGACGCGGAGAAGCTTCGCCTGCATCTTCTCGTTCTTCTGGTTCTGACCTCCACCGTCAGCAGTTCTGGATGTCCGAGCATGCCAATAGACA ATCTCATTTGCTATAACGACTACAACCGAAGCATCGCCTGTGAGTGGAACAGCACTGAGTGGATGTCCGATCGCCGATATTCGTCAGACGCTCCATGCACAATATACGCCGAGTTGGTAAATTTTAGAAG attttATTACAACGGTTCCTGTAACCTAGAACCAGTTGACCCCGCCAACCCAGCCCGACGGAAGTGTTCCATGATCTTAAAATCTAACACA AAGTCCTACTATTTTCAATCCTTCCACAAGGTGTCCATAAGCGTGACCTGTCAACCTGTGAAGGAAATcctaaacagaataaaatactaCATACCTATTTGTCATG TTAAACTGAATCCTCCAGGAAAACCAACTATCAATGTCACCACTGTTTCCTGGCTCGCCTTCACCACCAAGCATGACTTCATCACCAATTACGAGTCAGAGCTGCAGTGGAAACAACGGGACCAATCTTGGAGT GAGTGCCATATCGTGAAAAAAGGTGAAACGTGCACCGAAGAGCTGGAGCGGGACTCGCTGATACAAGGCGAGATGTACGAGGCACGTGCTCGCGTGCTGCCAGGCGGAGGTTATGAGGGAGCCTGGAGTGACTGGGGCCCCACTGCATCATGGTCATCTCCCGTGGGGAAAACAAAACCGCCATCAG ATGTTGTTGTGGGCGTTGTGCACATTGTTGTAGCATTTGTGGCAGTGTTTGCCTTGCTGATGGGTGCTTTCGTCCTCAAGAACCACAAGACCACATG GGTTTACATGATCAAGAGGATCAGAGGTCCGCCCGTACCGAACCCAGCTGAGTCCTTCTTGCAGGAT AGTTGGCAGAGCCCGCACTTCACCAGCGACTccttccactccttcatgaaaCAAGTGGATATCCTCTCTGTAGAAGTAACCTCCAAGGTGGATGTGGTCGTACCCTACAAGCGAGAGGAGAAGTCGCTGAAGAAATTGGCCACCTACGACTCCACCAACTCCAGCTTCTCCAACCCAAGTTACTCTGAGCTTTGTAGTCCCCCTCCGGTTATCTCGCTAACTCCTGGAAATCTGGagccctgtgctgctgattCACCTTATGGGCCCGTTGGTAGTCAGAGTGAGGAAGGAAACGCAGAACAGGATGACAATAAAATGAGAGGGAGGGATATGGAGATCTTTAAGTTGCTGtccaagagcagcagcagcagcagcagcagtgagctgCTGCAGGTCGATTCAGACTATAAGAAGACGGAGCAGATCCAGGCTGAGCGCCTGAGGCTCCAGAGTCTAGATTCAGGCATGTGCAGCTGCGAAGAGGTCAGTCAAGAGAGCATGGAGGTAGATAGCATCAACGTGTCTGACAGCCACGATGAGGagcttgaggaggaggaggaggaggaggaggaggaggaggaggtgcagaagGAGGGAGTTGACGTTCAAAAGGTAGCTTTTGAGAGGCTCTTTGGAATCAAAGGAGGTGTTTTTGGCAAGGAGTCTATTACCATCTGCTCCGGTTACGAGAAGGTCCAGAACCTGCAGGCTGACAGCCTAGAGCTCGCCAGCCTCGACTCAGGTGTTAGCATCGTTAGCGGGGAGCAGGCGAGTCAGGAGGAGACCCCGGAGGGCGTCGACAACCCAACCGAATCGACGcgcttcctgtttcctccccctccctccattgCCTTACCGTGCTCTCTGCTCCCCATGCCACTACCACCATCTAGTCTGAGCTCGGCCTTACGCCCTCCTCTGAGCCACGTGCTCGAGAGGATTGCTCGGATGTCGAGCGCCGATTTAGTGGAGCCCTCCGGTGATGGCTATCTACCGGTGACACAGAAGCAGTGCTGA